One genomic segment of Hevea brasiliensis isolate MT/VB/25A 57/8 chromosome 3, ASM3005281v1, whole genome shotgun sequence includes these proteins:
- the LOC110640366 gene encoding CYP enzymes assisting alcohol dehydrogenase isoform X3, with amino-acid sequence MRHTIFKASPIQSMAMSRSSNTSQVITCKAAVIWGVGEELKVEEIQVDPPNSSEVRVKMLYASICHTDISRAHGFPFPLFPGVLGHEGVGVVESIGDKVNGLKEGDVVIPTFLAQCQECENCTSQETNLCLKFPLNLKGLMPDDTSRMSITGHKLYHLFTCSTWSEYMVIDSNYVATIDPTIPLPYASILSCGFSTGFGAAWKEAKVKEGSTVAVLGLGAVGLGATEGARMQGAATIIGVDKNSKKREKGQAFGMTHFINPDEFDKPISQLVKDLTGGLGVDYCFECSGAAPLVNEALQSTKMAELLRAPFLEGSQ; translated from the exons ATGAGGCACACCATCTTCAAAGCTTCACCTATCCAATCCATGGCCATGTCAAGGAGCAGCAACACCTCACAGGTCATAACATGCAAAG CTGCAGTAATATGGGGAGTTGGGGAGGAATTGAAGGTGGAAGAGATACAAGTAGACCCACCAAATTCTTCTGAAGTTAGAGTCAAGATGCTTTATGCTAGTATTTGTCACACTGACATCTCTCGTGCCCATGGATTTCCATTT CCACTTTTCCCTGGAGTTCTAGGACATGAAGGCGTTGG AGTGGTGGAGAGCATAGGAGACAAAGTAAATGGGCTAAAAGAAGGAGATGTTGTGATCCCAACCTTCCTTGCACAGTGCCAAGAATGCGAAAATTGCACATCACAAGAGACTAATCTGTGCCTAAAATTCCCACTAAACCTCAAGGGTCTAATGCCAGATGACACCTCAAGAATGTCCATTACAGGCCATAAGTTGTACCACTTGTTTACTTGCTCCACCTGGTCTGAATACATGGTTATTGATTCCAACTACGTTGCAACGATTGATCCAACCATACCTCTGCCTTATGCAAGTATTTTATCATGTGGGTTTTCAACTGGGTTTGGAGCAGCTTGGAAGGAAGCAAAGGTTAAAGAAGGTTCAACTGTGGCTGTATTAGGCCTTGGTGCAGTTGGGTTAGGG GCTACTGAAGGAGCTCGAATGCAAGGGGCAGCTACCATAATAGGTGTAGATAAGAAtagtaaaaaaagagaaaagggacAAGCTTTTGGAATGACACATTTCATAAACCCAGATGAATTTGACAAACCCATTTCACAACTGGTGAAAGACTTGACTGGTGGATTAGGAGTGGATTATTGCTTCGAGTGCAGTGGCGCTGCACCCTTAGTCAATGAAGCTCTTCAATCCACAAAAATG GCAGAACTCTTAAGGGCTCCCTTTTTGGAGGGCTCACAATAA
- the LOC110640366 gene encoding 8-hydroxygeraniol oxidoreductase isoform X2 codes for MRHTIFKASPIQSMAMSRSSNTSQVITCKVIWGVGEELKVEEIQVDPPNSSEVRVKMLYASICHTDISRAHGFPFPLFPGVLGHEGVGVVESIGDKVNGLKEGDVVIPTFLAQCQECENCTSQETNLCLKFPLNLKGLMPDDTSRMSITGHKLYHLFTCSTWSEYMVIDSNYVATIDPTIPLPYASILSCGFSTGFGAAWKEAKVKEGSTVAVLGLGAVGLGATEGARMQGAATIIGVDKNSKKREKGQAFGMTHFINPDEFDKPISQLVKDLTGGLGVDYCFECSGAAPLVNEALQSTKMGIGKAIAIGSGNAAVTIDFLPLLTGRTLKGSLFGGLTINSDLPYVLDKCKNKEFHLDELLTHEVSLQDIDKAFEMFKQPDCVKVLIKIH; via the exons ATGAGGCACACCATCTTCAAAGCTTCACCTATCCAATCCATGGCCATGTCAAGGAGCAGCAACACCTCACAGGTCATAACATGCAAAG TAATATGGGGAGTTGGGGAGGAATTGAAGGTGGAAGAGATACAAGTAGACCCACCAAATTCTTCTGAAGTTAGAGTCAAGATGCTTTATGCTAGTATTTGTCACACTGACATCTCTCGTGCCCATGGATTTCCATTT CCACTTTTCCCTGGAGTTCTAGGACATGAAGGCGTTGG AGTGGTGGAGAGCATAGGAGACAAAGTAAATGGGCTAAAAGAAGGAGATGTTGTGATCCCAACCTTCCTTGCACAGTGCCAAGAATGCGAAAATTGCACATCACAAGAGACTAATCTGTGCCTAAAATTCCCACTAAACCTCAAGGGTCTAATGCCAGATGACACCTCAAGAATGTCCATTACAGGCCATAAGTTGTACCACTTGTTTACTTGCTCCACCTGGTCTGAATACATGGTTATTGATTCCAACTACGTTGCAACGATTGATCCAACCATACCTCTGCCTTATGCAAGTATTTTATCATGTGGGTTTTCAACTGGGTTTGGAGCAGCTTGGAAGGAAGCAAAGGTTAAAGAAGGTTCAACTGTGGCTGTATTAGGCCTTGGTGCAGTTGGGTTAGGG GCTACTGAAGGAGCTCGAATGCAAGGGGCAGCTACCATAATAGGTGTAGATAAGAAtagtaaaaaaagagaaaagggacAAGCTTTTGGAATGACACATTTCATAAACCCAGATGAATTTGACAAACCCATTTCACAACTGGTGAAAGACTTGACTGGTGGATTAGGAGTGGATTATTGCTTCGAGTGCAGTGGCGCTGCACCCTTAGTCAATGAAGCTCTTCAATCCACAAAAATG GGAATAGGAAAAGCAATAGCGATAGGTTCTGGAAATGCAGCTGTGACAATTGACTTCTTGCCCTTACTGACAGGCAGAACTCTTAAGGGCTCCCTTTTTGGAGGGCTCACAATAAATTCTGACCTTCCATATGTGCTCGACAAATGCAAAAACAAG
- the LOC110640369 gene encoding pentatricopeptide repeat-containing protein At4g14050, mitochondrial, with protein MPLRARLRIARCLHQLQGCAKRRNPLIAKKLHALIIKAGLNESEYLYNTLVDVYGKCGLFQDAYYLFEEMPHRDHVSWASILNAYNHANLPNRSLSIFPTMFAFDRLQPDHFVYASLVKACASLGAIRQGKQIHAHFILSPFCDDDVVKSSLVDMYAKCGLPNIARVVFDSILKENPVSWTAMISGYARSGLKTEAMDLFSRAPVRNLYSWTALISGLVQSGHGIDGSYLFIEMRREGVDIVDPLVLSSVVGACANIAVLEFGKQVHGLVIALGYESCLFISNALVDMYAKCSDILAAKNIFDEIIHKDVVSWTSIIVGAAQHGRADEALALYDDMVLAKVKPNEVTFVGLIYSCSHAGLVSKGRELFKSMTEDYGIKPSLQHFTCLLDLLSRSGCLDEAENLITAMPFEPDEPTWAALLSACKHHGNTQMGLRIANKLLSLNPEDPSTYILLSNIYAGTGMWERMSMVRKLMAAREFKKEPGFSTITFGKEIQAFHAGETCHPMKDEILSLLKELDGEMRRRGYVPDTSSVLHDMEEVEKERQLFWHSERTAVAYGLLKSVPGTVIRIVKNLRVCGDCHTVFKLLSSIVHREIIVRDATRYHHFKDGKCSCNDFW; from the coding sequence ATGCCGTTGCGTGCAAGATTGCGAATCGCTCGCTGTCTCCACCAACTCCAGGGCTGCGCCAAAAGACGAAACCCATTAATTGCCAAGAAACTCCATGCTCTAATCATCAAAGCTGGTCTAAACGAAAGCGAATACTTATACAACACTCTTGTGGATGTTTATGGCAAATGCGGCCTCTTTCAAGATGCCTATTACCTGTTCGAGGAAATGCCCCACAGAGACCATGTCTCTTGGGCCTCCATTCTCAATGCATACAACCATGCCAACCTCCCTAACAGAAGTCTCTCCATTTTCCCTACAATGTTCGCGTTTGATAGGTTGCAACCTGACCATTTCGTGTATGCTTCTCTGGTTAAGGCATGCGCCAGCTTGGGTGCTATAAGGCAAGGGAAGCAAATACATGCGCACTTTATTTTATCGCCATTCTGTGATGATGACGTTGTTAAGTCTTCTTTAGTTGATATGTATGCAAAATGTGGATTACCGAACATTGCTCGTGTTGTTTTTGATTCTATTTTGAAAGAAAACCCGGTTTCTTGGACTGCAATGATATCTGGCTATGCCAGGAGTGGGTTAAAAACAGAGGCTATGGATTTGTTTTCAAGGGCGCCAGTGAGGAATTTATATTCTTGGACTGCATTAATATCAGGGTTAGTTCAGAGTGGACATGGGATTGATGGTTCTTACTTATTTATTGAAATGAGAAGAGAAGGGGTTGATATAGTGGACCCGTTAGTCCTTTCTAGCGTTGTTGGTGCTTGTGCTAATATAGCTGTACTGGAGTTTGGAAAACAGGTTCATGGCCTTGTCATAGCACTTGGTTATGAATCCTGCTTGTTCATCAGTAATGCTCTCGTGGATATGTACGCAAAATGTAGTGATATTTTAGCAGCCAAAAACATTTTTGATGAAATAATTCATAAAGATGTTGTTTCTTGGACATCTATAATAGTTGGAGCAGCTCAGCATGGCAGAGCCGATGAAGCATTAGCTTTATATGATGACATGGTTTTAGCTAAGGTGAAGCCAAATGAAGTAACCTTTGTTGGATTGATTTATTCTTGCAGCCATGCTGGGTTAGTTAGCAAAGGCCGAGAACTTTTTAAATCCATGACCGAAGACTATGGAATTAAGCCCTCCTTGCAACACTTCACATGCTTGTTGGACCTTCTTAGCCGATCTGGGTGCCTTGATGAGGCTGAGAATCTCATTACTGCGATGCCGTTTGAGCCTGATGAACCTACATGGGCAGCATTACTGAGTGCTTGCAAGCACCATGGAAATACTCAAATGGGGCTAAGGATTGCTAATAAGTTGTTGAGCTTGAATCCTGAAGATCCTTCGACCTATATTCTGTTGTCTAATATTTATGCTGGTACTGGTATGTGGGAACGTATGTCAATGGTTAGGAAGTTGATGGCAGCTAGGGAATTTAAAAAGGAACCAGGTTTTAGTACCATCACCTTTGGGAAGGAAATCCAAGCGTTCCATGCTGGGGAGACATGTCATCCTATGAAGGATGAAATACTTAGTTTGCTTAAGGAGTTAGATGGAGAGATGAGAAGAAGAGGTTATGTTCCTGATACTAGCTCTGTTTTACATGACATGGAAGAAGTAGAGAAAGAGAGGCAGCTTTTTTGGCATAGTGAGAGAACGGCTGTGGCTTATGGCCTACTTAAGTCTGTTCCAGGAACAGTCATACGCATAGTGAAAAATCTTCGTGTTTGTGGAGATTGCCATACTGTTTTCAAATTACTAAGCAGTATTGTGCATAGAGAAATTATTGTGCGAGATGCCACTAGGTATCATCATTTTAAAGATGGAAAATGTTCATGCAATGACTTTTGGTGA
- the LOC110640366 gene encoding 8-hydroxygeraniol oxidoreductase isoform X1: MRHTIFKASPIQSMAMSRSSNTSQVITCKAAVIWGVGEELKVEEIQVDPPNSSEVRVKMLYASICHTDISRAHGFPFPLFPGVLGHEGVGVVESIGDKVNGLKEGDVVIPTFLAQCQECENCTSQETNLCLKFPLNLKGLMPDDTSRMSITGHKLYHLFTCSTWSEYMVIDSNYVATIDPTIPLPYASILSCGFSTGFGAAWKEAKVKEGSTVAVLGLGAVGLGATEGARMQGAATIIGVDKNSKKREKGQAFGMTHFINPDEFDKPISQLVKDLTGGLGVDYCFECSGAAPLVNEALQSTKMGIGKAIAIGSGNAAVTIDFLPLLTGRTLKGSLFGGLTINSDLPYVLDKCKNKEFHLDELLTHEVSLQDIDKAFEMFKQPDCVKVLIKIH; encoded by the exons ATGAGGCACACCATCTTCAAAGCTTCACCTATCCAATCCATGGCCATGTCAAGGAGCAGCAACACCTCACAGGTCATAACATGCAAAG CTGCAGTAATATGGGGAGTTGGGGAGGAATTGAAGGTGGAAGAGATACAAGTAGACCCACCAAATTCTTCTGAAGTTAGAGTCAAGATGCTTTATGCTAGTATTTGTCACACTGACATCTCTCGTGCCCATGGATTTCCATTT CCACTTTTCCCTGGAGTTCTAGGACATGAAGGCGTTGG AGTGGTGGAGAGCATAGGAGACAAAGTAAATGGGCTAAAAGAAGGAGATGTTGTGATCCCAACCTTCCTTGCACAGTGCCAAGAATGCGAAAATTGCACATCACAAGAGACTAATCTGTGCCTAAAATTCCCACTAAACCTCAAGGGTCTAATGCCAGATGACACCTCAAGAATGTCCATTACAGGCCATAAGTTGTACCACTTGTTTACTTGCTCCACCTGGTCTGAATACATGGTTATTGATTCCAACTACGTTGCAACGATTGATCCAACCATACCTCTGCCTTATGCAAGTATTTTATCATGTGGGTTTTCAACTGGGTTTGGAGCAGCTTGGAAGGAAGCAAAGGTTAAAGAAGGTTCAACTGTGGCTGTATTAGGCCTTGGTGCAGTTGGGTTAGGG GCTACTGAAGGAGCTCGAATGCAAGGGGCAGCTACCATAATAGGTGTAGATAAGAAtagtaaaaaaagagaaaagggacAAGCTTTTGGAATGACACATTTCATAAACCCAGATGAATTTGACAAACCCATTTCACAACTGGTGAAAGACTTGACTGGTGGATTAGGAGTGGATTATTGCTTCGAGTGCAGTGGCGCTGCACCCTTAGTCAATGAAGCTCTTCAATCCACAAAAATG GGAATAGGAAAAGCAATAGCGATAGGTTCTGGAAATGCAGCTGTGACAATTGACTTCTTGCCCTTACTGACAGGCAGAACTCTTAAGGGCTCCCTTTTTGGAGGGCTCACAATAAATTCTGACCTTCCATATGTGCTCGACAAATGCAAAAACAAG